The Christiangramia salexigens genome includes the window TCTTTACAGATAAAGATAATGCTGATGCACACCTTAAAGCAGGTGCTAAGAAGGTAGTGATTTCTGCACCTTCTAAAACTGCGCCTATGTTCGTAATGGGTGTAAATCACCAGGATGCGAAGCCGGAAGATAATATTGTATCTAATGCTTCATGTACTACTAACTGTTTAGCTCCTTTAGCTAAAGTAATTGATGATGAATTTGGAATCGTTGAAGGTTTAATGACAACTGTTCACGCTGCGACTTCTACTCAATTCACAGTAGATTCACCATCTAAAAAGAATTACAGATTAGGTAGAAGTGCTTTGGCTAATATCATACCTACATCTACAGGTGCTGCAGTAGCAGTAACAAAAGTAATTCCTGCATTGGAAGGTAAACTTACAGGAATGGCATTTCGTGTGCCAACTACAGATGTATCTGTGGTAGACCTTACTGTAAGAACAGATAAGTCCACGACTTATGCAGAAATTAAGGAAGCTTTCAAAAAAGCTGCCGGAGGATCATTTAAAGGAGTGATCTCTTATACTGAAGAAGCAGTGGTAAGTCAGGATTATGTTTCTAATCCTCATACTTGTAACTTTGATGCTGAAGCCGGTATCGCACTTAATGATAACTTCTTTAAGTTGATCGCATGGTACGATAACGAATACGGATACTCTGCCAAATTGATCGATCTGGCATCTCACGTAGCATCTCTATAATATATTTAAACCCAAAGAGAATTAGACTGGATTATAGATAATAGATCCTTACCTGGTTGTCTTTGGGTTTTTTCTTTTAATCATATTAAAGCGCATGATATTAATTGCTGACGGTGGTTCCACCAAATGTGACTGGATACTTCTGGATAATGACGGAGAACAGGTTTTAAAAACAAGAACAAAAGGATTGAATCCTGCAGTTTTTAAAGAACCTGTGCTGGAAGAAAGACTGGCAGAAAATCCTGATCTATCTGAAATTAAGCACAAGATCGAAAAGGTTCACTTTTACGGTGCTGGTTGTGGAACTCCTACACCAAGAGAATTGCTTAGGAGTATTATTGCCAACTATTTTACCAATGCAGATGAAGTTTTGGTGATGGAAGATATGGTGGCGGCAGTTTATGCGGCAACCACAGAGCCTGGGATAGTTTGTATCCTTGGAACTGGTTCTAATAGCTGCTATTATGATGGTGAGAATATTCATCAGGCAGTAGATTCCTTGGGATATATCCTGATGGATGAAGCCAGCGGAAACTACTTTGGTAAACGTCTTATAAGAGATTACTATTATAAGCGTATGCCTCCGGAGATCGCAGAAAGTTTTGAAAAGAAATTTGATTTGAATTCAGATACCATCAAAATGAACTTATACAGAAAGGATAATCCAAATACCTATCTGGCCCATTTTGCTGAATTTATTTTCACCAGTGAACGCAACGGATATTTCTATAAATTGCTTCATGAAGGAATTTCAGATTTCATCCATTCCAGAGTGCTGAGTTATCCACAAGTGAGCAATGTGCCTGTGCATTTTATTGGTAGTATTGCTTATTTTAGTGAGGATATTATTTGTGCAGTGGCACAGCCTTATGGAATTAAAATAGGGAACATTGTAAGAAGACCTATCGATGCTTTGATAGATTATTATAGAAAGAATGTGATAAAGGCTTAAGCCCAAATCCTAATAGATAAAATAAGAACCTGCTTTTTAGCAGGTTTTTTTTATGGCAATATTCACCAAAACTTTATGCATAGTTATATGAAAATCTGATTTTCAGCGCCTTTGGATTATTAATTTATTGAATGGATTAGCGAATTATAAAATCATCTGTTAACTTTAGACTTAAGTTTTCGAGACCCTACCCGAATAATTTCATTAATTCAAAGTTTAAATATGCTGGTAAAGGTCTACGGAAGTGCGGTTTTTGGAGTAGAAGCTACAACCATAACCGTGGAGGTGAACATTACCTCGGGAATAGGTTATCATCTTGTGGGACTCCCCGATAATGCCGTTAAGGAATCCAGTTACCGTATCACCGCAGCTTTTCAGAATAATCATTATAAATTACCGGGAAAAAAGATCATTATCAATATGGCTCCCGCCGACCTTCGCAAGGAAGGTTCAGCCTATGACCTCACTTTTGCGCTTGGAATTCTCGCTGCCTCCGGACAGATAAAAGCAGATAATATTTCTGATTACCTTATAATGGGTGAATTATCCCTGGATGGTAGTCTCCAACCTATAAAAGGAGCCCTGCCTATAGCTATACAGGCAAAAAAAGAAGGTTTTAAAGGGTTTATCCTGCCTAAGCAGAATGTTCAGGAGGCGGCAATTGTTTCCGATTTGGAAGTGTATGGCGTAGATAACATAACCGAAGTGATCAGGTTTTTTGATGAAGGAAAAGAACTAGAAAGGACCATTATAAATACGCGGGAAATCTTTTATAATCAACTCAACGATTTCGATTTCGATTTTGCCGATGTAAAGGGACAGGAATCCATTAAACGCTGTATGGAAATTGCAGCTGCCGGTGGCCATAATATAATTCTTATAGGTCCTCCGGGGGCTGGAAAAACCATGTTGGCCAAGCGACTGCCAAGTATTTTGCCTCCAATGACGCTTCAGGAAGCACTCGAAACCACGAAAATTCACAGTGTAGCCGGTAGGATAAAGGAAAATGTGGGCTTAATGTCTCAAAGACCATTTAGAAGTCCTCATCATACGATCTCTGATGTGGCCCTTGTTGGAGGAGGAGCTTATCCGCAACCGGGAGAGATCTCACTTTCTCACAATGGAGTATTGTTTTTGGATGAATTGCCCGAATTTAAACGCGGCGTTCTTGAAGTAATGCGACAGCCTTTGGAAGACCGGGAGGTGACAATTTCCAGAGCGAAATTTACGGTCACTTATCCTTCTAGTTTTATGCTTGTTGCGAGTATGAACCCGAGTCCGGGAGGTTACTTTAACGACCCTTCCGCACCGGTGAGTTCCACCGCTTCAGAAATGCAAAGATACCTCAGTAAGATCAGCGGGCCGCTTTTAGACCGCATAGACATCCATATTGAAGTTACTCCCGTTCCTTTTGATAAGCTCAGTGATGAAAGAAAAGGAGAGAGCAGTGTTTCCATTCGGGAGAGGGTCACTAAGGCCAGGGAATTGCAATTTATCAGGTTCAGGGACCTTGAGAATATTCATTACAATGCTCAAATGGGAACCCGGCAGATCAGAGAATTCTGTAAACTGGATGAGAATTCTAAACTTCTGCTTAAAACCGCCATGGAGCGTTTAAACCTTTCAGCCAGAGCCTATGATCGTATTTTAAAGGTGGCAAGAAGTATTGCAGATCTTGAAAATTCTGAATGTATAAATGGAGTGCACATCAGCGAAGCCATTCAATACCGTAGTCTGGATAGAGAAGGCTGGTTAGCTTGAAATATCTTCAGTTTTAATTAACTAAAGCTTTCAGGGCTTTTTCCTATTTTTGGTAAAACCTTAAAAATCCAATTCGGTTTCGGAGATAAGTTATCCGAACCAACAACCTAAATTCAATGAAAAGAATTATCCCTGTTTTAATTTTATGTGGACTAATAGCCTGCAAGGGTGATCAATCTCAAGAAACTGAAAAAGATAAATCGGTTATCGATAGTCTAAATTCAGAAGAATTGCTTCCGGAAAATCTTCTCAAGTCTGAACCCGTGGTTTTAAACCTGGAAGAAGCAAATAAACTTGTTGAGCTTCCTCTTGGGTGTATTGATACCGAATATCCGAATAAATTAGGACAAACATTGGAGAACGAGGCAGCTATAGGTGAGCCTTCAGAGCTTCACCCGGCCTTTTATGGTTGTTTTGACTGGCATTCCTCTGTACATGCTCATTGGTCCCTTGTGAAGCTGCTTAAGAATTTTCCGGAACTGGAGAAAAAGGAAGCTGTGAAGGAGGCGCTTAAGAATTCTTTGTCTGCAGAAAACATTCGAGGGGAACTGGATTATTTTAAAAGGGAAGAAAGTGACTCCTATGAGCGTACATACGGATGGGCGTGGCTACTAAAACTAGCGGAAGAATTAAGGACCTGGAAAGATCCACTAGGAGCTGAGTTGGCTGATAATTTATCTCCATTAACTGATCTGGTTGTGCAGCGTTATCAGGAATTTTTACCTAAACTCAATTACCCTATCAGGGTAGGAGAACATACCAATACAGCCTTTGGGCTCACATTTGCCTATGATTATGCTGTAGCTACTGAGAACACGAAATTTAAAGACTTGATCGCTAAGCGCGCTCAGGATTTTTATTTAAAGGATGATGATTGTCCACTCTCGTGGGAACCCAGCGGTTATGATTTCCTGTCTCCATGCCTGGAGGAGGTTGATATTATGAGACGTGTATTGCCTAAAAATGCTTTTAGCATGTGGATAGATGATTTTATGCCACAGCTAAAGAAAAAGGATTTTGTGATGGAGGTTGGAGAAGTTTCAGATCGTACCGATGGTAAATTGGTTCATTTGGACGGGCTAAACTTCAGCCGCGCATGGGTCTTTTATGGTTTGGCAAAACAATATCCTCAGCAATACGGTCATCTTGAGAATCTTGCAAATGCCCATGTTGCCTACTCGTTCCCTAATCTTGCCGGCGATAGTTACGAAGGCGGACACTGGTTAGGGACCTTTGCGATATATTCATTACAACGCGCGGGAACTAAAGAGAAGGAGTGAGTTTTTTAAAGAATTTAGGTCCTGGGATCCTGGTTTCAGCAGCCTTCATCGGGCCTGGAACTGTAACAGTCTGCAGTTTGGCGGGAGTTGAATTTGGTTATTCCCTGTTATGGGCGTTATTGATCTCTATTTTTGCCTGTATCATTTTACAGGAAATGTCTGCCAGGTTAGGCTTGATTTCAGGTAAAGGGCTCAGTGACTGTATTCGTGAAGAGATAAAGCTACCTGCATTCAGGCTGTTTACGCTTATTCTAATATTCTCTGCCATTGTGATTGGAAATGCGGCTTATGAAGCAGGAAACATAACCGGAGCAGTTCTGGGTATGGAAACTGTCTTTTCCTCTCTTAGATTTGAAGTAGGAGCGCTTAAGATCAATTTCTGGAGTTTAATAATTGGAGGTAGTGCATTTATCCTATTGCTATTAGGAAGCTATAAGAAATTGGAAAGAATATTTATTGGGCTCGTGTTTTTTATGAGCCTCGCGTTTATAATCACCGCTTTTCTTACCAGACCCAATATT containing:
- a CDS encoding N-acetylglucosamine kinase, translating into MILIADGGSTKCDWILLDNDGEQVLKTRTKGLNPAVFKEPVLEERLAENPDLSEIKHKIEKVHFYGAGCGTPTPRELLRSIIANYFTNADEVLVMEDMVAAVYAATTEPGIVCILGTGSNSCYYDGENIHQAVDSLGYILMDEASGNYFGKRLIRDYYYKRMPPEIAESFEKKFDLNSDTIKMNLYRKDNPNTYLAHFAEFIFTSERNGYFYKLLHEGISDFIHSRVLSYPQVSNVPVHFIGSIAYFSEDIICAVAQPYGIKIGNIVRRPIDALIDYYRKNVIKA
- the gap gene encoding type I glyceraldehyde-3-phosphate dehydrogenase, which translates into the protein MSTKIGINGFGRIGRIAFRIAAKNENVEVVAINDLLDVEHLAYMLEYDSVHGKYDGTIEVKDGKLFVDGKEIRVTSEKNPADLKWNDVGVEVVLECTGIFTDKDNADAHLKAGAKKVVISAPSKTAPMFVMGVNHQDAKPEDNIVSNASCTTNCLAPLAKVIDDEFGIVEGLMTTVHAATSTQFTVDSPSKKNYRLGRSALANIIPTSTGAAVAVTKVIPALEGKLTGMAFRVPTTDVSVVDLTVRTDKSTTYAEIKEAFKKAAGGSFKGVISYTEEAVVSQDYVSNPHTCNFDAEAGIALNDNFFKLIAWYDNEYGYSAKLIDLASHVASL
- a CDS encoding DUF2891 domain-containing protein: MKRIIPVLILCGLIACKGDQSQETEKDKSVIDSLNSEELLPENLLKSEPVVLNLEEANKLVELPLGCIDTEYPNKLGQTLENEAAIGEPSELHPAFYGCFDWHSSVHAHWSLVKLLKNFPELEKKEAVKEALKNSLSAENIRGELDYFKREESDSYERTYGWAWLLKLAEELRTWKDPLGAELADNLSPLTDLVVQRYQEFLPKLNYPIRVGEHTNTAFGLTFAYDYAVATENTKFKDLIAKRAQDFYLKDDDCPLSWEPSGYDFLSPCLEEVDIMRRVLPKNAFSMWIDDFMPQLKKKDFVMEVGEVSDRTDGKLVHLDGLNFSRAWVFYGLAKQYPQQYGHLENLANAHVAYSFPNLAGDSYEGGHWLGTFAIYSLQRAGTKEKE
- a CDS encoding YifB family Mg chelatase-like AAA ATPase yields the protein MLVKVYGSAVFGVEATTITVEVNITSGIGYHLVGLPDNAVKESSYRITAAFQNNHYKLPGKKIIINMAPADLRKEGSAYDLTFALGILAASGQIKADNISDYLIMGELSLDGSLQPIKGALPIAIQAKKEGFKGFILPKQNVQEAAIVSDLEVYGVDNITEVIRFFDEGKELERTIINTREIFYNQLNDFDFDFADVKGQESIKRCMEIAAAGGHNIILIGPPGAGKTMLAKRLPSILPPMTLQEALETTKIHSVAGRIKENVGLMSQRPFRSPHHTISDVALVGGGAYPQPGEISLSHNGVLFLDELPEFKRGVLEVMRQPLEDREVTISRAKFTVTYPSSFMLVASMNPSPGGYFNDPSAPVSSTASEMQRYLSKISGPLLDRIDIHIEVTPVPFDKLSDERKGESSVSIRERVTKARELQFIRFRDLENIHYNAQMGTRQIREFCKLDENSKLLLKTAMERLNLSARAYDRILKVARSIADLENSECINGVHISEAIQYRSLDREGWLA